The following is a genomic window from Chloroflexota bacterium.
GGAGTAGCGAAATTGATGTGATCGGCGCTGCGGTTCCGGCCCGTGGAGAAAGTGGGCAAGTAGGCCGCGCGCTGTTGAGGTTCTACTTGGATTCTACCGGGAGCAGATGCCTATGGCCGATCGCGCACAATTGGAAGCCCAATTCCACAAGCACGGGCTCCACGATTTTCGCTGGATTGACCCGGCGGAGATCGTCGTAGCCGAGTGGGTTCGGATGAAATGCGCCTACGGGTGCGACAGTTTTGGACGCCGCGCCTCCTGTCCGCCGAATCTGCCATCGGTCGCCGAGTGCCGCCAGTTCATCCGCGAGTATACGATGGCCGCCGTGTTTCATTTCGCGAAGGCCGTGGACAAGCCAGAGGACAGGTGGCCGTGGGGGCGGGAGGTCGGTCGCGTGCTCATGGGCCTGGAGCGCGCCGTGTTCCTCGCGGGGTATCCTAAGGCGTTCCTGCTGCTCGCGACGCCATGCTCGTTATGCGGGACCTGCGCCAGCGTCCGCGCCGAGTGCAAGCACCCGAAACTCGCCCGCCCCACGCCGGAAGGCATGGCCATAGATGTGTTTACCACGGTGCACAAGATCGGCCTTCCCATTGAGGTCCTCTCGGACTACACCCAGACGATGAATCGGTACGCGTTTCTGTTCGTGGAGTAGCCGGCAAGCGCTCGGACACGCATCGCGCAAACAATCGCGCCAATCAACAACTCACCAGGGAGAAAAGACGATGACGTTCGCAAACTACGTGGAACTATACCTCTTGACGTTCGTTGCGTTCCTGGCCATTGACGGCGTGTGGCTGGGGGTGGTGGCGCGTAACCTGTACAGTAAGTACCTAGGCTACCTGATGACCCCGAAGACGGTATGGCCCGCGGCGATTCTGTTCTATCTACTGTACGTCGTGGGCGTGCTCGTCTTTGCGGTGCTGCCCGGGCTGGAGGCTGAGTCGTTGGGCAGGGCGGCGCTGCTGGGAGCGCTCCTGGGCCTCATCGCCTACGCGACCTACGACCTGACCAACCTGGCGACGGTCAAGGATTGGCCTGTGCTGATCACCGTCATAGACCTGGCCTGGGGCACGGTGCTGACGGCTGCCGTCTCGGCCATCGGCTACCTCATCGGGCGGTGGGTGGGGTAGAGACCGTGCGCACTGCCCACACCCGTCGCCCGATCCTCAAGGGTGATAGCCCATGCCCGATGTGATCACCCTGGGCGAGATCCTGGTGGATTTCGTCGCGACCGTGTCGGGGGTGTCTCTGGAAGATGCTCCCGCCTTCAAGAAGGCGCCGGGCGGCGCGCCGGCCAACGTCGCGGCGGCGCTGGTCCGGTTGGGGGTGTCGGCTGGGTTCATGGGCAAGGTGGGCGACGACCCCTTTGGCCGCTTCCTCGTGCGCACGCTTCGCGCCCTCGGCGTGGACACGACGGCCGTGCGCTGGTGCGGCGTGGACACGACGGCCGTGCGCTGGTGCGGCGAGGCGCGCACGGCCCTCGCGTTTGTCTCGCTGCGCGCCGACGGCGAGCGCGACTTCATGTTCTACCGCCACCCCAGCGCCGACATGCTCTACAGTCCCGACGAAGTGGATCGCGCCTACATTCGCGGCGCGAAGGTGTTCCACTTCGGCTCCATCAGCCTCATCGGCGAGCCGTCGCGCAGCGCGACGCTTCTCGCGGCGCAAACGGCCCGAGACGCCGGCCTGGTGGTCTCCTACGATCCCAACCTGCGGCTGACCCTGTGGCCCAGCGCCGACGCGGCGAGGGAAGGAATCCTACAGGGTTGGCGTCTGGCGCATGTGGTCAAGGTCAGCGAGGAGGAACGAACGTTCCTGGGCGGCGAAGGAGCCGAGGCCGCGCGGCACCTGTGGCACGAAGGCTTGCGCCTGTTGGTGATTACGCGCGGGCGGGCGGGGTGCTCATACGTAACCCCCGCTACGCGCGGCGATGTTCCGGGCTTCTCGGTGCGCACCGTGGATACGACCGGCGCGGGCGATGGCTTTGTCGCGGGGATGCTGAAGGGCCTGTTGCAGACGCCGCACGCATGGGATGACGAGGCGCGCCTGCGGGAGGTGCTCCGCTACGCCAACGCCGTCGGCGCGCTGGCAACCACCCGTCGCGGGGCCATTCCGGCTATGCCCACGCCGAGGCAGGTGGAGCGACTCATGGGAGGCCGCCGGTGATTCCGGGCTTGGCCCGGTGTCATTGCGCCGGCGGCGCGGGGCTGAACCCCCGCGCTGAAGGAACGAAGCCCCTTTGGGGCTGGTCCCAGCCCGCAGGGCTTTGCACGTTCAGCCCGAGGCTTCGGCCTCGGGCGGGGCGGGCGGGCCACCGCTGCGCGGGGCTGAACCCCCGCGCTGAAGGAACGAAGCCCCTTCGGGGCTGGTCCCAGCCCGCAGGGCTTTGCGCGTTTAGCCCGAGGCTTCAGACTCGGGCGGCGTGGCGCAGGCCCCCCAACCCTATTCGCACGGATTCGCGCGATTCGTGATTGCAACTGCATCAACTGGCAAGTGGCCGCATAAGTTGGAAAGTCCCCTCGCGTGGATCCAACGTGCGACGCACCTCCGAGGTGCGTCGCACGTTCCCCATTCGCGTGGATTCGCGCGATTCGCAGTTACAATCCTGCCCGACTCTGATTCTTGACACAATCCCCAACCCGTGGTACACTTTTTGCACTGGAATAGACTAGAGGCGATGACCAGGACGAGTACCCGGATGCCGGGCGTCAGGGAGAGGGGGTCGCTGACTGGAAGCCCCCTTCGCTACGGGCCGAGGGAAAACCCCCTGCGAGCCGGCGCCTGAACGCGATGCCGCAAGTAAGGCCGCCCGGGAAGCCCCGTTATCGGCGCAATGAGATGGGAGCGTGCGCTCTCAACCTTGGGTGGAACCGCGAGACGACCCCTCGCCCCTTGGGCGTGGGGTTTTTGTTTGGTTGCAAGCCGTCAGCCCTCGGCGATCAGGCGTCACCACAGCCGGGGCTGAAGGCTGATTGCTGACTGCTGACTGCTAGAGGCTGAAAGCGAGGAGGAGAGAGATGGAAGACGAGCACATGGACGAGCACAGCGAACTGGATCGGATGCGCCATTCGGCATCGCACGTCATGGCCCAGGCCGTGATGGACCTGATTCCGGGCGCGAAACTGGCCATCGGCCCCGCCATTGAGGATGGCTTCTACTACGATTTTGACCTGCCCAGGCCGCTGACCCCGGAGGACCTGGAGCAGATTGAGGCGCGCATGCGCGAGGCCATCCGCGCCGATTATCCCTTCGTGCGCCGCGTGGTCAGCCGCAGCGAGGCCGAGGCCATGTTCGCCGACCAGCCGTACAAACTGGAGATCATCCGCGAATTGCCCGAAGACGCGGTCATCTCCACCTACACCCACGACGGGTTCACGGACCTGTGCGCGGGGCCGCACGTGGCCAGCACCGGCCAGATCAACCCCGATGGGGTCAAACTGCTGAGCGTGGCGGGGGCCTACTGGCGCGGCGACGAGAAGCGCCCCATGCTCCAGCGCATCTACGGCACGGCCTGGCCGACCAAAGAGGAGTTGGATGCCTATCTGGCCAAACTGGCCGAGATTGAGCGGCGCGATCATCGCAAACTGGGCAAGCAACTGGATCTGTACAGTTTCCATGAGATCGGCGGGGCAGGTTTGGCCTACTGGCACCCCAAGGGTGCGCGCATCCGCAGCATCATTGAGCAGTTCTGGCGCGAGGAGCACTTCCGCCGCGGCTACGAAATCCTGTACACGCCCCACATCGGGCGCGTGGACCTGTGGAAGATCAGCGGCCACTGGGATTTCTACCGCGAAAACATGTACTCGCCCATGGACATTGAGGGCCAGGAGTACCTACTCAAGCCGATGAACTGCCCCTTCGCCGTGCTCATCTACAAGACGCAGACGCGATCGTACCGCGACCTGCCGTTGCGCTGGGGCGAGTTGGGCACGGTGTACCGCTACGAACGGTCGGGCGTGCTGCACGGGATGCTGCGCGTGCGTGGGTTCACCCAGGACGATGCGCACATCTTCTGCCGCCCGGACCAACTGGAGGACGAGATCGTCGGCGTGATCAACCTGGCCCAGTTCATGCTCAAGACGTTCGGCTACGACGAGTATGTGGTTGAACTCTCGGTGCGCGACCCGCAGAACAAGGCCAAGTACGTTGGCTCGGACGAGAACTGGGTTCTGGCCGAGCAGGCGCTGCTGCGCGCGCTGGAGCGCGAGAGGCTGGAGTTCACGCGGATGGAGGGCGAGGCCAAGTTCTACGGGCCGGCCATTGACATCAAGATGAAGGATGCCCTGGGCCGCGCTTGGCAGGGGCCGACCATCCAGGTGGACTTCAACTTCCCGGAGCGGTTTGACCTGACCTACGTGGGCGAGGACGGCCAGCCGCACCGTCCCGTCATGGTGCACCGCACGGTGCTCGGCTCCATGGAGCGGTTCGTGGCGGGTCTGGTGGAGCAGTATGCGGGGGCGTTCCCGGTATGGCTTGCGCCGGTGCAGGCGGTGCTCATCCCCATCGCCGACCGCCACAACGCCTACGCGCGCGACGTGGCGCAGCGCCTCAAGGATGCCGGCTACCGCGTCGTTGTGGACGACTCCAGCGAGCGGATGAACGCCAAGATTCGCAAGGCGCAGTTGGACAAGGTGCCCTACATGCTCATCATCGGTGACCGCGAGATGGAAGCAGGCGCGGTGGCCGTCCGCAAGCGCACGGGCGAGGACCTGAAGGCGAAGCCGCTGGACGAGTTCATGGCGATGATCGCCGAGGACGTGCGGAGCAAGGCGATCTGGTAGGGCGGGGCTTGCGGGAATCCATGTGCGACATTGCGGATGCTCTCGTACCCCATGCAACCTATGTAGCAGGCATCGCGCAGCGGGTTTGCATTTCCTTGCGCGGGCTGCCGGGGCCTGCCCTGGTGAAGCGGACGCTCCAACCTGTGGCTGTGGTTTCCACCCCCTTCAGAGAGATACGCAGTGAGTGACGGCGTCCTTGACATTCGGATCGTCATAGAGGCAATTCCCTGTCTCATTGGTGTGCTCCTCTTGTGGAAGGTGATGTTCCCCACCTCGGGGGACGCCCAAGCAAAAGCAAGGACGAATCCGCCGACGGTTTCAGTAGTCGTGCCGACAAGGAACGAGGAGGAGCGGATAGGGCCGCTGTTGGAGTCCCTGCGGCGCCAGACGGTGAGGCCGCACCAGGTGATCGTCGTGGACGATGAGTCTTCCGACGACACTCGCGACTTGGCACAAAGAGCGGGCGCAGTGGTCATCGCAGGCAAGCCGCTGCCGGAGGGATGGCTTGGCAAGACCTGGGCGTGCTGGCAAGGCGCGCAGGCAAGCACGGGGGATGTGTTGCTGTTCTTGGATGCCGACACATGGCTGGAACCCGATGGGATTGCGCGGCTGTTGGACCTGTACGAAGGGCAAGGATTGCTGACGCTGCAGCCATACCATGTAACGGAGGAGGCCTACGAACAGATGTCGGCCTTCTTCAATCTGATTACCATGGCATCGGTGGGGGCTTTCACGCCGTTGGGCAACCGTATCAGGCCGGGCGGAGCCTTCGGCCCTTGTGCGCTCTGCAGCAGGGAATCGTACTTTCGGGTGGGAGGACACCGGACGGTTCGTGGGCAAGTGTTGGAGCACGTCCATCTTGCGAAAGAGTTTCTGCGGCACGGGCTGCCGGTGCGATGCTACGCGGGGCGGGGCATAATCTCGTTCCGAATGTATAGCCAGGGATGGCAGCAACTTGTGGAGGGGTGGAGCAAGAGCATGGGCTACGGCGCATTCTCTGTGAACCCCGTTTTCTCCATCCTGGCAGCGGTGTGGATCTCAGGTTGCTTTGGCGCGTTGTCCACGCTGCTGAGGTCGCTCTGGTCGGTGTCGCCCATGTGGGTTGGGCCGGTCGTGTACGCACTGTATGCTGCGACGACTTGGCGGATGCTGAAGGGCATCGGCCGGTTCAAGGGGTGGGCCTCGGTTCTGTTCCCTCTTCCGTTGGCCTTCTTCGCGCTCGTCGTGGCCCGCTCGCTAGTCCTGACCTACCTTGTCCGCCGCGTTGCATGGAGAGGGCGCGTGATTCGCACAAGCGGAAGGAGATGACCCTTGCCAGTGATTGATTTGCCGATAGGATGGACAGTTGTCCTGGACAGCATCGCTTGGGCAATCCTTCAGCCTTCCATCGCGTACCTGGCGATTCGGCTGCCGGATTCCGTACTCGGCGCCGACCAGTGGCTTTATCGCACGCGGGCATGGGAGCGCGGCGGAAGCATCTATGAGAAACTGTTCCGCGTCAAGGCGTGGAAGTCCTGGCTCCCGTCGGGAGGGCCCGTATTTCGCGGCGGGTTCTCCATGCGGCGCATCGTCTCGCACGATACGGAGTATCTGCGGCGATGGGTGAAGGAAACGTGTCGCGCTGAATTGACGCACTACATCGCGCTCGCCTCGTCGGTGCTGTTCTTCCTGTGGAATCCCCTGTGGCTGGCGCTTGTCATGGTGCTTTACGCTGTGATTACCAACGTGCCGTGCATCATCGTCCAGCGGTACAATCGGCCGTATTTTGTGCGGCTGCTGTCCGTCCGAGACAGTTCCGCTGACCAGCCGGTTCTGGCTGGCGCAGGCCCGATGAGGGCCGCTAGACCGCATTAGTGTCTGACGCGGCGCCGACTTCAGCCTTCGCCTTGCGCCCCGCTGCATGTGGCGTGGACGTATCGCTGCGTCCACGGGCAGGCGGCGATGCACGCGCCGCAGATGCCGATGCTCGGCTCCGCGCCGATGGCCGGGGCGAATTGCCGCGTCGTGCGGTAGCAGGCGTCGGGGTCCACCAGCGCCTCGCGGGGGAGTCCCGCGCGCCACAGCCCACCCGCGATGGCCCCGCCCGGGCACGCCTCCACGCAGGCCGTGCACGCCCCGCAGCGGCTGGCGTCCACGGGCGCGGCGGGGTTCAGCGGCGCGTCGGTGAGCACGGTGATGAGCCGCACCGCCGAGCCGTAGCGTTCGGTGATGAGGAGCGCGCAGCGGCCGATCCAGCCCAGGCCGGCGCGGGTGGCGACGGTCTTGTGGGGCAGGGGCGTGTCGTAGTGGCCGAACTCCACGCCTGCCACGGTGGCCGCGCCGAACGCCGCCCGGAATCCGCGGGCGCGCAGGGCGTCGGCAGCCGCCTGCGCCAGGTTGCCCAGGAGCGCGTTCGCCCGATGGTACTCCTGCAGGTAGGCGCGGGTGGGGCCGTGGCGGATTCCGGCCACGACAGCGGGGTCCAGCGCGACCGCGATGGACACGGCACGGGGGAATCCCTTCCGGGCCTCCGGGGGAATCTCGGCGAGGTCGGCGAATCCCACCAGCGCCGCGCCACGGCGAAGGAGCAGTCCTTCCAGTTCTACGCCCAGCGCGCGATCTTCCGCCGTCATGGTGTGGGACACGCGAATGTCCGCGCTCAATCCAGAAAGATCTTCCCCGGATTGAGGATGCCGTTGGGGTCAAACAGGCGCTTGATCTCGCGCATGACGGCCACCGCAGGCCCGTGCTCCAGTTCCAGGAACTCGCGCTTGCCCAGCCCGATGCCGTGCTCGCCGGTGCACGTCCCGCCCACCTCCACCGCCCAGCGGATGAGTTCGGCGTGGACCTGGTGGGCGCGCTCCGGCTCGCCGGGGACGTCGCGGCGGGCGATGGTGTCGGTGTGCACGTTGCCGTCGCCCGCGTGGCCGAAGGTGCACACGCGGATGCCGTACTTCTCGCCCAGCGCGTGGGCCTGGGCCACAGCGTCGGAGTATTTGGAGATGGGCACGACGATGTCGCCGATGGTAACGACGCAGTCGCGGTTCAGTTCCTTGACGGCCATGTGGGCCTGGCTGCGCGCCTGCCAGACCTGCTCGCGCTCTTCGGCAGTGGTGGCGGGCCGATACAGGGTGCACCCGCACTCGGCGGCGATCTCCTTCACTGTTTCCACGTCCTCGCGCACGCTGGCGGGCGTGCCGTGGAACTCCATGACCAGCATGGGCGATTCGGGCAGGTCCAGGTGGCAGTAGCGGTTGGCGAAGGCGACGGTCTCGGCGTCCATGAGTTCCATAGCACCGGGGACGATGCCCGCGGCGATGATCTGCGACGCGGCGCGGGCGGCGTCCTGCACCGTGGGGAACACGGCCAGCGCGGCGGACTTTTCGGGGATGGCGCGGAGTTTCAGCGTAACCTCGGTGATGATGCCCAGGGTGCCCTCGCTGCCCACGAACAGCCGCACCAGGTCGTACCCGCTGGCGGTCTTGGCGGTCTGCGAGCCGATCTTCAGGATGCGCCCGTCGGCCAGCACGACGCGGAGTTGCAGCACGTAGTCGCGGGTAACGCCGTAGCGGAAGGCGTGCATCCCGCCGGAGCCGTTGTTGACCATCCCGCCGATGGTGGCCACGTCGTGGCTGGCGGGCGCGGGCGGGTACATGAGGCCGTAGCGGGCCAGTTGCCGGTTCAGTTCGTCGTACACGATGCCCGGCTGCACGACACAGAGCATGTCCTCGGGGCGCACTTCCAGGATCTTCGTCCAGCGGTAGAAGCACAGCACGATGCCGCCGAACACGGGGATGGGGTTGCCGTCCAGCGACGACCCGCCGGAGCGGGCGGTTACGGGGATGCGGTGCTGGTTGGCGTAGGCCAGGATGCGGCTGATCTGTGCCTCGTTTTCGGGCCAGACGACGTAGTCGGGCAGGTGGGGCGGGTGGTGCGACTCGTCCAGCGAGTGGGCCTCGCGGTCGGCCTGGGTTACCGAGACGTTGTCGGCGCCCACGACGGAGCGCAGGAATTCCAGCGTCGGATCGGACATGGCGAACCTCCTGTACGGGTATGCGTCCACGAATCCCGCAACTGGGACGAATGCATGGGGGATTGTAGCACGGGGCGCGGCGCGAGGCAAGGGGGAGGGGGAGGCGCTGCCAGCCCCGCGGCGCGCCGCATTTGTCCTGCGCCCCCACCTCTGCTACAATTCCCCCTCGGAATCTCTGTACTGCGAGGCGGCCTATGCAAAAGAAGCCCAACATCCGATTCGTTACCCAAGTCCCCACAGGAGGAGGCAAAATGTCCCGCAAACTCGGCCCGCTGGCCATCGTCCTGCTCGTGCTGCTCATCATCCTGGCGTCGTCCGGCTTCGTGCGCGTGGTGGACGCGGGCGAGGCGTGCGCCATCACCACGTTCGGCGACATTAGCGGCGTTGCCAGGCCGGGCCTGCACTTCCGCATCCCCATCGCCCAACAGTTCAACTGCTACAGCACCCGCGGCATGGTCTATGAGACCTCGCGCGAACCCGGCGAGAGCCGTGCCGATTTCCGCGACGTCTTCGTGGACGCGCAGACTTCCGACGGCCAGCCCATCACCGTAACCTTCAGCGTGCGCTTCTACGTGCCCGTGCAGAACATCCGCGACGTGTACGCCAAGGTGGGCGAGAACATGACCATGGTTACCGAGCGCGTCGTGAAGTTCCACGCTCGCAGCGTGGTGCGCCTCACCATGCAGCGCTATCCCGCGCAGCAACTGTACAGCGGCGACGTGTTCAACGTAGAAGCCGACATCGCCGAGCGCCTTCAGGCTCTGTTCGCCGAGAAGGGCGTGATCCTGGACAGTTTTGCCCTCCGCAAGATCGCCTTTGATGACGATTACATTGCTGCCATTGAACAGCAGCAGATCGCCCAGGAGCAGATAGAGACCGCCCGCTACCAGGCTCAGGCCGCCACGTACCAGGCGGAGAAGATGGTGGAACTGGCGAAGGGCGAGGCGCAGGCGGAGATTGAGCGGGCCAAGGGCGACGCCCAGGCGGAGATTGAGCGCGCTCGCGGCGATGCCCAGGCCATTGAGGAGCGCGGCAAGGCCCTGGACAAGTACCCGCAAATCCTGCAACTGGAGTTCATCAAGCAGTTGACCGGCGTCAGTTGGGGCATCTTGCCCAGCGAAGGGCTGACCCCGCTCATCGCGCTGCCCACGCCGCCTGCCCCGCAACCGTAGGGTGCGATTGCGCCGCCGAGACGCGGGCGCGCAACGGCAGGGAACGAAACCAGCAGGGGCGATCCACCAGTCGCCCCTGCGTAGAGGAGGGTACTCCGCTTTGACCCCCAGGTCGCGGGCAAGAGCCTTAGAATGGGGCCTGTTGCTTCTGGTTGTGGCCGTCGCCGCCGCGCTCCGTTTCGCCTGGCTGGGCGACCTCCCGCCTGGCCTGTACCGCGACGAGGCGTACAACGGCCTGGACGCCGTGGAGGTGCTGCGCGGCACGACGCCGGTATTCTTTGAAGCGAACAACGGCCGTGAGCCGCTGTTTATCTACCTGGTCGCGGGGGCGGTGGCCCTCCTGGGGCGGACTCCCGTCGCCATCCGCATCGTCGCGGCCATCCTCGGCACGCTCACCGTGCCCGCCGCCTACCTGCTGTTCCGTGCGCTCTACGGTCGCAACGTCGCACTGCTGGGGGCGGCGGTGCTGGCCATCACCGTCTGGCCCATCCAACTGAGCCGCATCGGGTTCCGCGCCGTGGCGCTGCCCCTGTTCACCGCGCTGGCGCTGTGGCAACTGTGGGCGGCGGTGTGCACGGGCAAGGGATGGCGGTTCGCCGTGGCGGGGGCGCTGTACGGCGCGAGTTTCTACACCTACCTGGCGGCGCGCTTCACGCCGCTGGCCCTGCTGGCGTGGCTGGCTCTGCGCGGCAGGCGGCATGCCCCGCCCATCCGCTGGCGGAGCCTGCTCATCTTCGCGGCGTCGGCCCTTGTCATCCTGTCGCCGCTGGCCGCCTACGTGGGCGGGCACTGGGCATCGTTCACCGAGCGGGCAGGGCAGGTCTCGGTGTTCAACCCGGCCATCAACGGCGGGGACTTGTGGGGGACCCTCGCCCGTCATGCCATCAAGGTGGCCGCCATGTTCAACGTGCGGGGCGATTTCATCCCCCGCCACAACGTGCCCTTCCGCCCCGTGTTTGACCCCCTGCTGGGCGCGGTGTTCATCCTGGGCGTCGCCGTCGCCATCGCCCGCCGCAGCGAAGCGGACCGACTCGTGCTGCTGTGGGTTGGGGTCATGCTGGGGCCCACGCTATTGGCCGAAGACGCGCCGCATTTCCTGCGTGGCGTCGGCATCCTACCGGTGCTGTTTGCCTTCCCCGCACTGGGGTTGCACTGGCTGGGCGAGACCCTGAATCGGCGCACGTCGCGGGGCCTGGCCGCTCTTGTGCTGGCCGGCCTGCTGGCAGGCGGCCTGGCGTTCACCGTGCGCGACTACTTCGTGCGCTACGCCCGTGACCCGGGCACTGCCTACGCCTTTGAGGCCGGGCCGGCCCAACTGGCCGCGGAGACGAACGCCTACCTCGGCGCGGGTTGGCAGGGGGGCTGGACGGCCCCGCCGGGCGCGGTGGCCGGCGACCGCACGGTTTACCTGGCGCGCCGCCTGTGGGACACGTGGCCCAGCCTGCGATTTCTCCTGGCCGACGCGGGCGCGGTGCGCGTGCTGGGTGGGGCAGAATCCGCCGCGGCCGCTTCGCACGTAAGGCTGGTGGTCTGGCCCTACGAGTCCTACGCGGAGCACCTGCGCCTTCTGCCCGCCGGCAGCGCCATCCGCGCGACGCCCGGCCCGCTAGAACGCGGAGACCTGGACAAGGAGCCGCGCCTGGTGAACATCACGATTGACGCGCGCCCTGCGTCGGAGCGGGACGCGCTCCCCACCGCGCCCGACGCGGTGGTGGGCGAGCGGTTCCGGCTGGCGGGCGCCGAACTGAGTCCGTCCGGCAACCGCCTGACAGTTACGCTCCTGTGGGAATGCCTGAACCCCACCGCCGCCAACTACGTGGTCTTCGTCCACGTGGAGCAGGTCGGGCTTCCTGTGAGCACTGGCGATGGCCCCGCCGCCGACGGCTACTACCCAACGCATTTCTGGCGGGCCGGAGATTGGATTGTAGACCGACATGTGGTAGAATTGGCGCGGCCCTTTGATCCCACGCAAGACAGGGTCGTGGTGGGCATGTACGAGTTCCCATCGCTCCAGCGGCTGCCTGTGGCCGACCGCGTAGGCGCGCCGCTGGGCGACGGCGTCATCCTTTATCCCTGATTTCAGGAGGCAATTGGCATGATTCGTCGCACAACGCTCCATGCATTGATGATCGCCGCATTCCTGGTGGCGCTGGTCCCGCTGCCTGTGCTGGCGGCCCCGCCGTCGCAGGACGCGTGTCCTGGCAACCTGCTGGCCAACCCGGGATTTGAGCAGGGGTTCAGCGCGCGCGGCGCTGGCGAGGTGGAAGTCGCCAATGGATGGGAGCCCTGGTGGATCAACGGGAGTCCCGCCGAGACCGAACAGGGCTTCCTGCGCCGGCCGGAGTACAAGCCGGAGAACGCCCACATCTTTGGGATGCGCCGCGTGCACTCGGGCGTGTTCGCGCAGAAGTGGTTCACGACCTACGCCACCCATACCGGCGGCATCTTCCAGCGCGTCAGCGTGCCTGCGGGGAGTGTGGCAACCTTCTCCGCGTGGGTGCAGGTGTGGAGCAGCCAGGACCCCAATCCGGACGCCGTGGTGGAACCGGGCAACTACCGCGTGTCCATCGGCATTGACCCCACCGGCGGGACCAACGCCGCGGCGGGCACGGTGGTCTGGTCCGACGAGGTGATGCAGTACAACACGTGGATCAAACTCCAGGTGCAGGCCAAAGCCCAAGCCAACGCCATCACCGTCTTCCTGCGGGGGCGCAACGAGTATCGCGTCAAGTTCAACGATTCCTATTGGGACGACACCTGCCTGACCATCGTCCGCCCCACGCCCAAAGCGACGAATACGCCCAAGGCCACCAACACGCCCAAGGCGACCAACACCCCTACCAATACCCCTACGCCTACCGCGACCGCCACGCCCGTCG
Proteins encoded in this region:
- a CDS encoding DUF2284 domain-containing protein — translated: MADRAQLEAQFHKHGLHDFRWIDPAEIVVAEWVRMKCAYGCDSFGRRASCPPNLPSVAECRQFIREYTMAAVFHFAKAVDKPEDRWPWGREVGRVLMGLERAVFLAGYPKAFLLLATPCSLCGTCASVRAECKHPKLARPTPEGMAIDVFTTVHKIGLPIEVLSDYTQTMNRYAFLFVE
- a CDS encoding DUF2177 family protein, which translates into the protein MTFANYVELYLLTFVAFLAIDGVWLGVVARNLYSKYLGYLMTPKTVWPAAILFYLLYVVGVLVFAVLPGLEAESLGRAALLGALLGLIAYATYDLTNLATVKDWPVLITVIDLAWGTVLTAAVSAIGYLIGRWVG
- a CDS encoding fructokinase — encoded protein: MPDVITLGEILVDFVATVSGVSLEDAPAFKKAPGGAPANVAAALVRLGVSAGFMGKVGDDPFGRFLVRTLRALGVDTTAVRWCGVDTTAVRWCGEARTALAFVSLRADGERDFMFYRHPSADMLYSPDEVDRAYIRGAKVFHFGSISLIGEPSRSATLLAAQTARDAGLVVSYDPNLRLTLWPSADAAREGILQGWRLAHVVKVSEEERTFLGGEGAEAARHLWHEGLRLLVITRGRAGCSYVTPATRGDVPGFSVRTVDTTGAGDGFVAGMLKGLLQTPHAWDDEARLREVLRYANAVGALATTRRGAIPAMPTPRQVERLMGGRR
- a CDS encoding threonine--tRNA ligase produces the protein MEDEHMDEHSELDRMRHSASHVMAQAVMDLIPGAKLAIGPAIEDGFYYDFDLPRPLTPEDLEQIEARMREAIRADYPFVRRVVSRSEAEAMFADQPYKLEIIRELPEDAVISTYTHDGFTDLCAGPHVASTGQINPDGVKLLSVAGAYWRGDEKRPMLQRIYGTAWPTKEELDAYLAKLAEIERRDHRKLGKQLDLYSFHEIGGAGLAYWHPKGARIRSIIEQFWREEHFRRGYEILYTPHIGRVDLWKISGHWDFYRENMYSPMDIEGQEYLLKPMNCPFAVLIYKTQTRSYRDLPLRWGELGTVYRYERSGVLHGMLRVRGFTQDDAHIFCRPDQLEDEIVGVINLAQFMLKTFGYDEYVVELSVRDPQNKAKYVGSDENWVLAEQALLRALERERLEFTRMEGEAKFYGPAIDIKMKDALGRAWQGPTIQVDFNFPERFDLTYVGEDGQPHRPVMVHRTVLGSMERFVAGLVEQYAGAFPVWLAPVQAVLIPIADRHNAYARDVAQRLKDAGYRVVVDDSSERMNAKIRKAQLDKVPYMLIIGDREMEAGAVAVRKRTGEDLKAKPLDEFMAMIAEDVRSKAIW
- a CDS encoding glycosyltransferase — its product is MPTRNEEERIGPLLESLRRQTVRPHQVIVVDDESSDDTRDLAQRAGAVVIAGKPLPEGWLGKTWACWQGAQASTGDVLLFLDADTWLEPDGIARLLDLYEGQGLLTLQPYHVTEEAYEQMSAFFNLITMASVGAFTPLGNRIRPGGAFGPCALCSRESYFRVGGHRTVRGQVLEHVHLAKEFLRHGLPVRCYAGRGIISFRMYSQGWQQLVEGWSKSMGYGAFSVNPVFSILAAVWISGCFGALSTLLRSLWSVSPMWVGPVVYALYAATTWRMLKGIGRFKGWASVLFPLPLAFFALVVARSLVLTYLVRRVAWRGRVIRTSGRR
- a CDS encoding glycosyl-4,4'-diaponeurosporenoate acyltransferase; amino-acid sequence: MPVIDLPIGWTVVLDSIAWAILQPSIAYLAIRLPDSVLGADQWLYRTRAWERGGSIYEKLFRVKAWKSWLPSGGPVFRGGFSMRRIVSHDTEYLRRWVKETCRAELTHYIALASSVLFFLWNPLWLALVMVLYAVITNVPCIIVQRYNRPYFVRLLSVRDSSADQPVLAGAGPMRAARPH
- a CDS encoding epoxyqueuosine reductase, which produces MTAEDRALGVELEGLLLRRGAALVGFADLAEIPPEARKGFPRAVSIAVALDPAVVAGIRHGPTRAYLQEYHRANALLGNLAQAAADALRARGFRAAFGAATVAGVEFGHYDTPLPHKTVATRAGLGWIGRCALLITERYGSAVRLITVLTDAPLNPAAPVDASRCGACTACVEACPGGAIAGGLWRAGLPREALVDPDACYRTTRQFAPAIGAEPSIGICGACIAACPWTQRYVHATCSGAQGEG
- a CDS encoding FAD-binding protein produces the protein MSDPTLEFLRSVVGADNVSVTQADREAHSLDESHHPPHLPDYVVWPENEAQISRILAYANQHRIPVTARSGGSSLDGNPIPVFGGIVLCFYRWTKILEVRPEDMLCVVQPGIVYDELNRQLARYGLMYPPAPASHDVATIGGMVNNGSGGMHAFRYGVTRDYVLQLRVVLADGRILKIGSQTAKTASGYDLVRLFVGSEGTLGIITEVTLKLRAIPEKSAALAVFPTVQDAARAASQIIAAGIVPGAMELMDAETVAFANRYCHLDLPESPMLVMEFHGTPASVREDVETVKEIAAECGCTLYRPATTAEEREQVWQARSQAHMAVKELNRDCVVTIGDIVVPISKYSDAVAQAHALGEKYGIRVCTFGHAGDGNVHTDTIARRDVPGEPERAHQVHAELIRWAVEVGGTCTGEHGIGLGKREFLELEHGPAVAVMREIKRLFDPNGILNPGKIFLD
- a CDS encoding prohibitin family protein translates to MSRKLGPLAIVLLVLLIILASSGFVRVVDAGEACAITTFGDISGVARPGLHFRIPIAQQFNCYSTRGMVYETSREPGESRADFRDVFVDAQTSDGQPITVTFSVRFYVPVQNIRDVYAKVGENMTMVTERVVKFHARSVVRLTMQRYPAQQLYSGDVFNVEADIAERLQALFAEKGVILDSFALRKIAFDDDYIAAIEQQQIAQEQIETARYQAQAATYQAEKMVELAKGEAQAEIERAKGDAQAEIERARGDAQAIEERGKALDKYPQILQLEFIKQLTGVSWGILPSEGLTPLIALPTPPAPQP